From the genome of Nostoc sp. C052, one region includes:
- a CDS encoding DUF1392 domain-containing protein: MIDYVNALKTSWYISPPWGKTIPPVEVNLLERVYLKTTRTFGYCSGVQWKYECWLYTIICGNEIVHATEHQIIWTGQLEALTVQKPAFVLGQKVILCSYGDDTKQRLILGVVLVDKFWFYLVELVSPTLAETPTILNRFSLVSEKSLVRVNV, encoded by the coding sequence ATGATTGACTACGTTAACGCACTTAAAACCAGTTGGTATATCTCCCCGCCTTGGGGTAAAACAATTCCGCCCGTTGAGGTAAATTTACTGGAGAGAGTTTACCTGAAAACTACGAGAACATTTGGTTACTGTTCTGGTGTCCAGTGGAAATATGAATGTTGGCTTTATACAATCATTTGTGGTAATGAAATTGTTCATGCTACAGAACATCAAATCATTTGGACTGGTCAATTAGAAGCTCTCACGGTGCAAAAACCTGCTTTCGTTTTAGGTCAGAAAGTAATCCTTTGTTCTTATGGGGATGACACAAAACAACGGCTGATTTTAGGAGTTGTACTTGTGGATAAGTTTTGGTTTTACCTTGTCGAATTGGTATCGCCAACATTGGCTGAAACACCGACTATACTTAATCGCTTTTCGTTGGTCAGTGAAAAAAGTTTGGTGCGCGTGAATGTCTAA